From Mycolicibacterium nivoides, a single genomic window includes:
- the hsaD gene encoding 4,5:9,10-diseco-3-hydroxy-5,9,17-trioxoandrosta-1(10),2-diene-4-oate hydrolase → MTATQEITFESTSRYAQVRDDMRLHYHEAGDPNAQTIVLLHGGGPGASSWSNFGRNIAVLAEHYHVLAVDQPGYGHSDKHTEHEQYNRYSAKALLGLFDHLGLQGRIPLLGNSLGGGTAVRFALDYPDRAGKLILMGPGGLSVNLFAPDPTEGVKALAKFNFEPTRENLEAFIRIMVFDQKLVTPELVDERFAIASTPESLAATRAMGKSFAGADFELGMMWREVYKLRQPVLLIWGREDRVNPLDGALVALKQIPRVQLHVFGQCGHWAQVEKFDEFNKLTIDFLGG, encoded by the coding sequence ATGACCGCGACGCAGGAGATCACCTTCGAATCCACCTCCCGGTACGCCCAGGTCAGAGATGACATGCGGCTGCACTACCACGAGGCCGGTGACCCGAACGCGCAGACCATCGTGCTGTTGCACGGCGGGGGCCCCGGCGCATCGAGCTGGTCGAACTTCGGCCGCAACATCGCGGTGTTGGCCGAGCACTACCACGTGCTCGCGGTCGACCAGCCCGGCTACGGGCACTCCGACAAGCACACCGAGCACGAGCAGTACAACCGCTACAGCGCCAAGGCGCTGCTCGGGCTGTTCGACCACCTCGGTCTGCAGGGCCGGATCCCACTGCTGGGCAACTCGCTCGGCGGCGGCACCGCGGTCCGCTTCGCGCTGGACTACCCGGACCGGGCGGGCAAGCTCATCCTGATGGGCCCCGGCGGACTCAGTGTCAACCTGTTCGCGCCGGACCCGACCGAGGGCGTCAAGGCGCTCGCCAAGTTCAACTTCGAACCGACGCGCGAGAACCTGGAAGCCTTCATCCGGATCATGGTGTTCGACCAGAAGCTGGTCACCCCTGAGCTGGTCGACGAGCGGTTCGCGATCGCCAGCACGCCGGAGTCGCTGGCCGCCACCCGGGCGATGGGCAAGTCGTTCGCCGGTGCGGACTTCGAGCTCGGCATGATGTGGCGCGAGGTGTACAAGCTGCGTCAGCCGGTGCTGCTGATCTGGGGCCGCGAGGACCGGGTCAACCCGCTCGACGGCGCACTGGTCGCGCTCAAGCAGATTCCGCGGGTACAGCTGCACGTCTTCGGGCAGTGTGGACACTGGGCTCAGGTCGAGAAGTTCGACGAGTTCAACAAACTCACCATCGATTTCCTTGGGGGTTAA
- a CDS encoding cytochrome P450, translating to MTDLASVDYFTDPAVAQDPYEYYEYLRSNGPVFAEPHHGVVAVTGYQEVMAAFKDHASFSAVNAIGGLFPPLPFEPEGDDISEQIEAHRHLFPIHEHMVVMDPPQHERARSLLSKLLTPRRLKENEDYMWQLVDRQLDRFIDPSGAAGKCEFLSEYAKPFATSAIIDLLGVPEEDRPEFLAALGAERPEGNRVGALDGEPVGLDPLQYLDDKFAGYLAERRREPRGDVLSGMATATYPDGSTPELLEVVKPATFLFAAGQETVTKLLTAAVQTLGDYPEYQQTLRENPDGIPTFIEEALRMHSPTKIDFRLVRKTTTLGGVHLKAGTIVMLCLGAANRDPRKFDDPHEFRPDRKNVREHIAFGRGIHTCAGAPLARVEGQITVRRLLDRMRDIGIDESAHGPAGRRNYNYEPTFLLRGLTELNITFTPAKG from the coding sequence ATGACCGATCTCGCCTCCGTCGACTACTTCACCGACCCGGCCGTCGCGCAGGATCCGTACGAGTACTACGAGTACCTGCGCAGCAACGGGCCGGTGTTCGCCGAACCGCACCACGGTGTGGTCGCGGTGACCGGCTACCAGGAAGTCATGGCTGCCTTCAAGGATCATGCGTCGTTCTCGGCCGTGAATGCCATCGGCGGTTTGTTCCCGCCGCTGCCCTTCGAACCCGAGGGTGACGACATCAGTGAGCAGATCGAGGCGCACCGCCATCTGTTCCCGATCCACGAGCACATGGTGGTGATGGACCCGCCGCAGCACGAGCGGGCCCGTTCGCTCCTGAGCAAGCTGCTGACGCCGCGGCGGCTCAAGGAGAACGAGGACTACATGTGGCAACTGGTCGATCGCCAACTCGACCGGTTCATCGACCCCTCTGGTGCGGCCGGGAAATGCGAGTTCCTCTCCGAGTACGCCAAACCCTTTGCCACCTCGGCGATCATCGACCTACTGGGCGTTCCCGAGGAAGACCGCCCCGAATTCCTTGCCGCACTGGGCGCCGAGCGGCCGGAGGGTAACCGTGTCGGGGCCCTCGACGGTGAGCCCGTCGGGCTCGACCCCCTGCAGTATCTGGACGACAAGTTCGCCGGTTACCTCGCCGAGCGCAGACGCGAGCCGCGCGGAGACGTGCTCTCCGGCATGGCCACCGCGACGTATCCCGACGGGTCGACGCCCGAACTGCTCGAGGTGGTGAAGCCGGCCACGTTCCTGTTCGCCGCAGGCCAGGAGACCGTCACCAAGCTCCTCACCGCCGCTGTCCAGACCCTCGGTGACTACCCGGAGTATCAGCAGACACTGCGCGAGAACCCCGACGGCATTCCGACTTTCATCGAGGAAGCGCTGAGGATGCACTCGCCGACCAAGATCGATTTCCGGCTCGTCCGCAAGACCACCACCCTCGGCGGGGTGCACCTGAAGGCCGGGACCATCGTCATGCTGTGCCTGGGTGCGGCCAACCGCGATCCCCGCAAGTTCGACGATCCACACGAGTTCCGGCCAGATCGCAAGAACGTCCGTGAACACATCGCTTTCGGCCGGGGCATCCACACCTGCGCCGGGGCGCCGCTGGCCCGGGTCGAAGGACAGATCACCGTCCGTCGCCTCCTGGACCGTATGCGGGACATCGGGATCGATGAATCCGCCCACGGCCCGGCCGGACGACGGAACTACAACTACGAGCCGACGTTCCTGCTGCGGGGTCTCACCGAACTCAACATCACGTTCACCCCAGCGAAAGGCTGA
- a CDS encoding NAD(P)/FAD-dependent oxidoreductase: protein MSTYDVAIIGGGPAGLTAAAELARDSSLNVVVLERESEAGGIPRHSDHPGYGIRDMKTFIGGPAYARRLVREATAAGAAIRTATMVTGWAGDRSLELTSPDGRERLDARAVILATGARERARPARMIPGDRPGGIYTTGQLQNTVHLQHRSVGKRAVIVGAELVSYSAVLTLKHAGCETALMTSEYPSPESYAMFNIAGRTPLMNVEVATTTRVTRIIGKGVVVGVEVENTRTGQRRIVACDTVVFTGDWIPDHELARSAGLDMDPSSLGPVVDTALRTSREGVFAIGNLLHPVDTADIAALDGRHVAAQVRRYLDGAPTPNQAIRIEAAAPLRWVAPGLLRPGDPAPARHRLLLWTDSLVRIPRVVARQDGKVVGRKTLPWPASPGRVFRVPSSILDAVDHRGGPVSLSLG, encoded by the coding sequence GTGAGCACCTACGACGTCGCGATCATCGGCGGCGGGCCCGCGGGTCTTACCGCCGCGGCCGAGCTGGCCCGCGACTCAAGCCTGAATGTGGTTGTGCTGGAACGCGAATCCGAAGCCGGAGGCATTCCGCGGCACAGCGACCATCCTGGCTACGGCATCCGCGACATGAAGACGTTCATCGGCGGGCCGGCCTACGCGCGCCGCCTGGTCCGCGAGGCCACAGCGGCCGGGGCCGCGATCCGGACGGCCACCATGGTCACCGGCTGGGCCGGCGACAGGTCCCTTGAGCTCACCTCGCCCGACGGGCGCGAACGCCTCGACGCACGTGCGGTCATCCTGGCCACCGGTGCCCGCGAGCGGGCCCGCCCGGCCCGGATGATCCCCGGCGACCGGCCCGGTGGCATCTACACCACCGGGCAGCTGCAGAACACCGTGCACCTGCAGCACCGCAGTGTGGGCAAGCGGGCCGTCATCGTCGGGGCCGAACTGGTCAGCTACTCGGCGGTGCTTACCCTCAAGCACGCGGGATGCGAAACCGCTTTGATGACAAGCGAATACCCGTCACCCGAGTCCTACGCGATGTTCAACATCGCCGGCCGGACCCCGCTGATGAACGTCGAGGTCGCCACCACCACCCGGGTGACCCGCATCATCGGCAAGGGCGTCGTCGTCGGCGTAGAGGTCGAGAACACGCGGACCGGGCAACGCCGCATCGTGGCCTGCGACACCGTGGTCTTCACCGGCGACTGGATTCCCGACCATGAGCTGGCCCGCTCCGCCGGCCTCGACATGGACCCGAGCAGCCTGGGGCCCGTCGTCGACACCGCGCTGCGGACCAGCCGGGAGGGGGTGTTCGCGATCGGCAATCTGCTGCACCCGGTGGACACCGCCGACATCGCCGCGCTCGACGGCCGTCACGTGGCCGCGCAGGTGCGTCGCTACCTAGACGGTGCGCCCACCCCGAACCAGGCGATCCGCATCGAAGCCGCAGCCCCGCTGCGCTGGGTCGCCCCGGGCCTGCTGAGGCCGGGCGATCCCGCACCCGCGCGGCATCGGCTGCTGCTATGGACCGACAGCCTGGTGCGCATCCCGAGAGTGGTTGCACGCCAAGATGGAAAGGTCGTCGGCCGCAAGACCCTGCCGTGGCCGGCCTCACCGGGCCGGGTGTTCAGGGTGCCGTCCAGCATCCTCGACGCGGTCGATCACCGCGGCGGACCGGTCAGCCTTTCGCTGGGGTGA
- a CDS encoding TetR/AcrR family transcriptional regulator yields the protein MPATRSTKDKDAGTRKRLIEATAQVIRDEGYAAATTRRIAAVAGVRSALVYYYFDTLDDLYIAVLRSGADAALTRLRDAISTDDPLRALWLINSDSRVTGLNTEFMALANHRKAIGVELKAYSERVRDIEAAAMAGVLRAHGVDMDEFPPVVMSMLLTQSARSLCNEEAVGVTEGHAEFRAFVERFLRRFGTGGAAI from the coding sequence ATGCCGGCGACGCGATCGACCAAGGACAAGGACGCCGGCACCCGTAAGCGCCTGATCGAGGCGACCGCCCAGGTCATCCGCGACGAGGGGTATGCCGCGGCCACCACCCGGCGAATCGCGGCCGTGGCCGGCGTGCGGTCGGCGCTGGTGTACTACTACTTCGACACCCTCGACGACCTGTACATCGCAGTACTCCGCAGCGGCGCCGACGCGGCCCTGACCCGGCTGCGCGACGCCATCAGCACCGACGATCCGCTGCGAGCGCTGTGGCTGATCAACTCCGACTCGCGGGTGACCGGGCTCAACACCGAGTTCATGGCGCTGGCCAATCACCGCAAGGCGATCGGCGTCGAGCTCAAGGCCTACTCCGAGCGCGTCCGCGACATCGAGGCCGCCGCCATGGCCGGCGTACTCCGCGCCCACGGTGTGGACATGGATGAGTTCCCGCCCGTCGTGATGTCGATGCTGCTCACCCAGTCCGCCCGCAGCCTGTGCAACGAAGAGGCGGTCGGCGTGACCGAGGGCCACGCCGAGTTCCGCGCCTTCGTCGAACGGTTCCTGCGCCGGTTCGGCACCGGCGGAGCTGCTATTTGA
- a CDS encoding mycofactocin-coupled SDR family oxidoreductase, translating into MAGRVEGKVALVTGAARGQGRSHALRLAQEGADIIAVDVCSPITDTSAIPASTPDDLAETADLVKGLNRRIVTAELDVRDFDALKAAVDSGVEQLGRLDIVAANAGIGNGGDVLHETKESDWDDMIGVNLSGVWKTVKAAVPHLISGGRGGSIILTSSVGGLKAYPNTGHYIAAKHGVIGLMRSFAVELGQHSIRVNAVCPTNVNTPMFMNEGTMRLFRPDLENPGPDDMAVVAQLMHVLPIGWVEPVDISNAVLFLASDEARYITGLPVTVDAGSMLK; encoded by the coding sequence ATGGCTGGCAGAGTCGAGGGGAAAGTCGCCCTCGTTACCGGGGCGGCGCGCGGGCAGGGGCGCAGCCATGCGCTGCGATTGGCGCAAGAGGGTGCCGACATCATCGCCGTCGACGTCTGCAGCCCGATCACCGATACCAGCGCGATCCCGGCGTCGACCCCGGACGATCTGGCCGAGACCGCTGACCTGGTCAAGGGTCTGAACCGCCGGATCGTCACGGCGGAGCTCGATGTGCGGGACTTCGATGCGCTCAAGGCCGCGGTGGACAGCGGTGTCGAGCAGCTGGGTCGCCTCGACATCGTGGCGGCCAACGCCGGTATCGGTAACGGTGGCGATGTGCTGCACGAGACCAAGGAATCCGACTGGGACGACATGATCGGCGTCAACCTGTCGGGGGTCTGGAAGACCGTGAAAGCTGCGGTGCCGCATCTGATTTCCGGCGGCAGGGGCGGATCGATCATTCTCACCAGCTCGGTCGGCGGGCTCAAGGCCTACCCGAACACCGGTCACTACATCGCGGCCAAGCACGGCGTGATCGGTCTGATGCGTAGCTTTGCGGTGGAGTTGGGCCAGCACTCGATCCGGGTGAATGCGGTGTGCCCGACCAACGTGAACACCCCGATGTTCATGAACGAGGGCACGATGCGGCTGTTCCGTCCCGACCTGGAGAACCCGGGTCCCGACGATATGGCCGTGGTCGCCCAGCTCATGCACGTGCTTCCGATCGGCTGGGTGGAGCCTGTGGATATCAGCAATGCGGTGCTGTTCCTGGCTTCCGACGAGGCCCGCTACATCACCGGCCTTCCGGTGACGGTGGACGCTGGGAGCATGCTCAAATAG
- the hsaB gene encoding 3-hydroxy-9,10-secoandrosta-1,3,5(10)-triene-9,17-dione monooxygenase reductase subunit yields the protein MTSTQPIDPRTFRNVLGQFCTGVTVITTLHDDVPIGFACQSFAALSLDPPLVLFCPTKQSRAWQAIEASGKFCVNMLHEKQQHVSAQFGSKAPDKFAGIDWTPSELGSPVIDGSLAHIDCDVHSVHDGGDHFVVFGAVHSLSEVPKRKPRPLLFYRGEYTGIEPDKNTPAQWRDDLDAFLTATTSDTWL from the coding sequence ATGACCAGCACTCAGCCGATCGACCCGCGTACGTTCCGAAATGTGCTCGGCCAGTTCTGCACCGGCGTCACCGTCATCACGACGTTGCACGATGACGTGCCGATCGGCTTTGCCTGCCAGTCGTTTGCGGCACTGTCGCTCGACCCGCCGCTGGTGCTGTTCTGCCCCACCAAGCAGTCGCGGGCCTGGCAGGCCATCGAGGCCAGTGGGAAGTTCTGCGTCAACATGCTGCACGAGAAGCAGCAGCATGTGTCAGCGCAATTCGGCTCCAAGGCGCCGGACAAGTTCGCCGGGATCGACTGGACGCCATCGGAACTCGGCTCTCCGGTGATCGACGGCAGCCTCGCCCACATCGACTGCGATGTGCACTCCGTGCACGACGGCGGTGACCACTTCGTGGTGTTCGGTGCGGTGCACTCGTTGTCCGAAGTCCCCAAACGCAAGCCCCGGCCGCTGCTGTTCTACCGCGGCGAGTACACGGGTATCGAGCCGGACAAGAACACCCCGGCGCAGTGGCGTGACGATCTGGATGCGTTCCTCACCGCCACCACATCCGATACCTGGCTCTGA
- the hsaC gene encoding iron-dependent extradiol dioxygenase HsaC, giving the protein MSIKALGYMRIEATDVAAWRQFGVKVLGMVEGEGAIPDALYLRMDDFAARLVIVPGDQDRLLISGWEVADAPALQNVRENLSKAGVDFVEGTKDEIRERRVEGLIRFSDPAGNVLEAFYGAQYLGRRFVSPYGHKFVTAEQGLGHVVLTCNDDAAAQAFYQDVLGFKLRDSMQLPPQLAGRPADGDPVWLRFYGCNPRHHALAFMPMPNPTGIVHLMVEVENSDDVGLCLDRANRRNVKMSATLGRHINDKMLSFYMKTPGGFDMEFGCEGLEVEDESWIARESVGISLWGHDFSVGFK; this is encoded by the coding sequence ATGAGCATCAAGGCACTGGGCTACATGCGCATCGAGGCCACCGACGTGGCGGCATGGCGTCAGTTCGGCGTGAAAGTGCTCGGCATGGTTGAGGGCGAGGGGGCCATCCCCGACGCGCTCTACCTGCGGATGGACGATTTCGCGGCTCGCCTGGTGATTGTGCCCGGCGATCAGGACCGGCTGTTGATCTCCGGCTGGGAGGTCGCCGATGCACCCGCGCTGCAGAACGTGCGGGAGAACCTGTCCAAGGCGGGAGTCGATTTCGTCGAGGGCACCAAGGATGAGATCCGCGAGCGCCGGGTCGAGGGCCTGATCCGGTTCTCCGACCCTGCCGGCAACGTGCTCGAGGCGTTCTACGGCGCGCAGTACCTGGGCCGCCGGTTCGTCAGTCCGTACGGCCACAAGTTCGTCACCGCTGAGCAGGGTCTCGGGCACGTGGTGCTGACCTGCAACGACGACGCGGCAGCGCAGGCGTTCTACCAGGACGTGCTGGGCTTCAAGCTCCGCGACTCGATGCAGCTGCCCCCGCAGCTCGCGGGCCGCCCCGCCGACGGCGATCCGGTCTGGCTGCGTTTCTACGGCTGCAACCCGCGCCACCACGCGCTGGCGTTCATGCCGATGCCCAACCCGACCGGCATCGTGCACCTGATGGTCGAGGTGGAGAACTCCGACGACGTCGGCCTGTGCCTGGATCGCGCCAACCGCCGGAACGTGAAGATGTCGGCGACGCTGGGCCGGCACATCAACGACAAGATGCTGTCCTTCTACATGAAGACCCCGGGTGGGTTCGACATGGAATTCGGTTGTGAGGGACTCGAAGTCGAGGACGAGAGCTGGATCGCCCGGGAGAGTGTCGGGATCAGTCTCTGGGGCCACGACTTCTCCGTGGGCTTCAAGTGA
- a CDS encoding ferredoxin, producing MPEDMSTTRVQVDAGLCEGHALCIQLAPEVFDLSDDEVAGAAPADGQWDQRTWDNVKSAVDACPRQAISLLNTSTKGQ from the coding sequence ATGCCCGAAGACATGAGCACGACCCGGGTCCAGGTGGACGCCGGTCTGTGCGAGGGGCATGCACTGTGCATCCAACTTGCCCCTGAGGTGTTCGACCTGTCTGACGACGAGGTGGCCGGCGCCGCCCCGGCGGACGGCCAGTGGGATCAACGTACCTGGGACAACGTCAAATCCGCCGTCGACGCCTGCCCGCGCCAGGCGATCAGCCTGCTCAACACCAGCACGAAAGGCCAGTGA
- a CDS encoding ferredoxin--NADP reductase has product MTDEPLGSHVLELQVSAVIEETADARSLVFCVPSGPGDPVIPSEKLRYAPGQFLTLRVPSDRTGSVARCYSLSSSPVTDDQLTVTVKRTADGYASNWLCDNAHAGMRMHVLAPSGTFVPKNLDTDFLLLAAGSGITPMMAICKSALAEGSGNVVLVYANRDENSVIFGATLRELAAKYPDRFTVVHWLETVQGLPSPAALAGLVAPYAAREAFICGPGPFMAAAEQALQQAGAADERIHIEVFKSLDSDPFAAVVIEEDDSDQGPATAIVTLDGTTHEVRWPRSATLLDVLLDKGLDAPFSCREGHCGACAVLKKSGDVEMKINDVLEPSDLDEGLILGCQATPVSDSVEVTYDE; this is encoded by the coding sequence GTGACTGATGAGCCACTGGGCAGCCATGTCCTCGAACTGCAGGTGAGTGCGGTCATCGAGGAGACGGCCGACGCGCGGTCCCTGGTGTTCTGCGTACCGAGCGGTCCAGGAGACCCGGTGATCCCTTCCGAAAAACTCCGCTACGCCCCGGGGCAGTTCCTGACCCTGCGGGTACCGAGCGATCGCACCGGCTCGGTGGCCCGTTGTTACTCGCTGTCCAGTTCGCCGGTGACCGACGATCAGCTGACCGTCACGGTCAAGCGGACCGCCGACGGCTATGCGTCAAACTGGCTGTGCGACAACGCACACGCCGGGATGCGGATGCACGTGCTGGCCCCGTCCGGGACGTTCGTGCCCAAGAATCTCGACACCGACTTCCTGCTGCTGGCCGCGGGCAGCGGTATCACCCCGATGATGGCGATCTGCAAGTCCGCGCTCGCCGAGGGCAGCGGCAACGTCGTCCTCGTCTACGCCAACCGCGACGAGAACTCGGTCATCTTCGGCGCGACCCTGCGCGAACTGGCCGCCAAGTACCCCGACCGGTTCACAGTCGTGCACTGGCTGGAGACCGTGCAGGGGCTGCCCAGCCCCGCCGCGCTGGCCGGGCTCGTCGCGCCCTATGCCGCTCGCGAGGCCTTCATCTGCGGGCCCGGACCGTTCATGGCCGCGGCCGAGCAGGCGCTGCAGCAGGCCGGTGCCGCCGACGAGCGCATCCACATCGAGGTGTTCAAGTCGCTGGACTCCGATCCGTTCGCCGCCGTCGTCATCGAAGAAGACGACAGCGATCAGGGGCCGGCCACCGCGATCGTCACCCTGGACGGCACCACCCACGAGGTCCGCTGGCCGCGGTCGGCCACGCTGCTCGACGTCCTGCTGGACAAGGGCCTGGACGCGCCGTTCTCCTGCCGCGAAGGCCATTGCGGCGCATGCGCGGTGCTCAAGAAGTCCGGAGACGTCGAGATGAAGATCAACGACGTGCTCGAACCCTCCGATCTCGACGAAGGCCTGATCCTGGGTTGCCAGGCCACGCCGGTGTCGGATTCGGTCGAAGTCACCTACGACGAGTAA
- a CDS encoding TetR/AcrR family transcriptional regulator, with the protein MTPTDRFRPRKQPRQQRAVETRQAILDAAARVFAEYGYAAGTTNRIAEAADLSIGSLYQYFPNKDAILSALTDAHVDAGAALLRERTAEGLPESLEDLLRLFARATIDNHRDDTRLHRVLFEEAPRSPGLLNRLHHTEEDAVSAAKALLDSHSAVTVADTAFAARMVVATVESLTHRLLACEKPADAEQLEDGIVAMLSAYLRGH; encoded by the coding sequence ATGACCCCGACCGACCGATTCCGGCCCCGTAAGCAGCCAAGACAGCAACGCGCGGTCGAGACCCGGCAGGCCATCCTCGACGCGGCGGCTCGCGTTTTCGCCGAGTACGGGTACGCCGCGGGCACCACCAACCGCATCGCCGAAGCAGCGGATCTGTCGATCGGCTCGCTGTATCAGTACTTCCCGAACAAGGACGCGATCCTGTCGGCGCTCACCGACGCGCATGTCGACGCCGGTGCGGCGCTGCTGCGCGAGCGCACGGCCGAAGGCCTGCCCGAATCACTCGAAGACCTGCTTCGGCTGTTCGCCCGGGCGACCATCGACAACCACCGCGATGACACCCGCCTGCACCGCGTGCTGTTCGAAGAGGCTCCTCGATCGCCGGGCCTGCTGAACCGGCTGCACCACACCGAAGAGGACGCCGTCAGCGCGGCAAAAGCCTTGCTGGACAGCCATTCCGCCGTGACGGTGGCCGACACCGCATTCGCCGCACGCATGGTGGTCGCGACCGTCGAGTCGCTGACACACCGACTGCTGGCATGCGAGAAGCCCGCCGATGCCGAACAACTCGAGGACGGCATCGTCGCGATGCTGTCGGCGTACCTCCGGGGTCACTAA
- the hsaA gene encoding 3-hydroxy-9,10-secoandrosta-1,3,5(10)-triene-9,17-dione monooxygenase oxygenase subunit yields the protein MTSIEQRDVQAVLAGIDELLPTLRERAQETEDLRKLPDANVKALEDIGFFKLLQPEQWGGLQCDPTVFYEAVRRLASACGSTGWVAGIIGVHNWHLALFDQQAQEDVWGEDTAVRISSSYAPMGAGVVTETGDGYIVNGSWNWSSGCDHATWAFLGGPVIKDGRPVDFGSFLIPISDYKIDDVWNVVGLRGTGSNTVVVKDAFVPKHRFLSYKAMNDGTAGGYETNTAPVYKMPWGTIHPTTISTPIVGMAYGAYDAHVEHQGKRVRAAFAGEKAKDDPFAKIRIAEAASDIDAAWRQLSGNVAEEYALLVAGEEIPFELRARARRDQVRATGRSIASIDRLFEASGATALSNDAPVQRFWRDAHAGRVHAANDPERAYLIFGNNEFGLPPADTMV from the coding sequence GTGACATCCATTGAACAGCGTGACGTGCAGGCGGTTCTGGCCGGCATCGATGAACTGCTGCCGACGCTGCGTGAGCGCGCTCAGGAGACCGAGGATCTGCGCAAGCTGCCCGATGCGAACGTGAAGGCGCTGGAAGACATCGGTTTCTTCAAGCTGCTGCAGCCCGAACAGTGGGGTGGCCTGCAGTGCGACCCTACGGTCTTCTACGAGGCGGTCCGGCGCCTGGCCAGCGCCTGCGGTTCCACCGGCTGGGTGGCCGGCATCATCGGCGTGCACAACTGGCACCTGGCCCTGTTCGATCAGCAGGCTCAGGAAGATGTCTGGGGCGAGGACACCGCGGTTCGGATCTCCTCCTCCTACGCCCCGATGGGTGCTGGTGTGGTGACCGAGACCGGTGACGGCTACATCGTCAACGGTTCCTGGAACTGGTCCTCGGGTTGCGACCACGCCACCTGGGCGTTCCTGGGTGGCCCGGTCATCAAGGACGGCCGGCCGGTCGACTTCGGCAGCTTCCTGATCCCGATCAGCGACTACAAGATCGACGACGTCTGGAACGTGGTCGGTCTGCGCGGCACCGGCAGCAACACCGTCGTGGTCAAGGACGCTTTCGTGCCCAAGCACCGCTTCCTGTCCTACAAGGCGATGAACGACGGCACCGCCGGCGGCTATGAGACCAACACCGCTCCCGTGTACAAGATGCCTTGGGGCACAATCCATCCCACCACCATCTCCACCCCGATCGTGGGCATGGCCTACGGCGCCTACGACGCGCACGTCGAGCATCAGGGCAAGCGTGTCCGTGCGGCCTTCGCAGGCGAGAAGGCCAAGGACGATCCGTTCGCGAAGATCCGGATCGCCGAGGCGGCCAGCGACATCGACGCCGCCTGGCGTCAGCTGTCCGGCAATGTCGCCGAAGAGTACGCGCTGCTGGTCGCCGGCGAGGAGATCCCGTTCGAGCTGCGGGCCCGCGCCCGTCGCGATCAGGTGCGGGCCACCGGCCGGTCGATCGCCTCGATCGACCGCCTCTTCGAGGCTTCGGGTGCCACTGCGCTGTCCAATGACGCTCCGGTGCAGCGGTTCTGGCGTGATGCGCACGCCGGTCGCGTGCACGCGGCCAACGATCCCGAGCGCGCCTACCTGATCTTCGGCAACAACGAGTTCGGCCTGCCCCCGGCCGACACGATGGTCTGA